The following nucleotide sequence is from Apium graveolens cultivar Ventura chromosome 4, ASM990537v1, whole genome shotgun sequence.
GCCTAGCTTACAGCTAGAAATATAAGCGAAAACATATAAGAAAAATGTCATGAATTGCTGATGCCTAATCGCATAGTAATTGATAAAATACAAATATATCTTACTGAAACCAGAGAAGGTACTAATGAAGTAATGATGATACACTGTTGTGAGATGATGTCATGAGTGATATGTAGTGAAATTAGTTATTTCTtattacaaatatatatatatgtatatatttaaaACTTTTTATAACATATGCGAATATGGATACCTGAAAGACTTAGTATTTTGCTTGCAGCTTCATTCACCTGGTGTTTTGGCTATTGGAAGTAGTAAAAAAGGAGAAAACTCTTATTCTCATCACTTAGATTCTGATGTGAGTTTAATTTTTTACCACAAAAACTCTCATTTGTCAATCTTTCACTTTAACATATGAACCATCTAACCTAAAAAAATTGTGTTCATCCAGGTAGGCGTTTCCGTTGTGGATCGATTTACATATTATACCCTTGCTTTTTTTGAGAGGCTTAATATATACGACAATGCTTCATTGAACAGGTATATCAGAAGTTAACTCTATTTAGATTTAAGATGTCCTACCTGCTTTTTATTAATGTGAAAAAATATTTGATTTAGTTGCTTAATTTATTTTAGTTGCTATTGCAATATTTTTTCCCCTTTTTTCATAAATGCTGATTTATGTTGGTAGACTTGACCTGAGTCTCTTATGTTTATTTGTATTTTATGATGTGTATGTATACAATTAGGGGGATGTTTTTACTTTGGATAAATCCAAAATTAAAAAATCGATACCAACTTCTATTTTCATTTCTTGTAGACAAGCGACTTGTACTTTCTTTACTCTCCAGTCTACTCTGTTGTCTGAGTCGCATGTTGTTGACATAGATTGAACTCTTATACCTGTGATGTGCATATGTGATGCTTCTTGAATAAGTTTTCCTTACTTGAATAAAGTTAAAGTCGAAATTAGAACGAAGAGTCAAAGGCTTCTAAAATAGTTTCATCAAATAAAGACACATGGTTGAAAAAAAGGATAtagaaaaaaaattgaattttttttttgttgTCATAGTATTTGACTTTTTTAATTAAAACTTTCTTATATATATTGGTGTCAAAGACATGATGGTGATCGAAATAATAAAGCAGTTTACTCTTCATCTTTTATTCAGAACTTCATTCTAGTCTGTAAGTTTGAAGCAAGGAATGTGATGTTTTGTGTGAGAATTTAACTAGTCATTCATAACATGACCATTATGATGATGCTGACTGAAATCTAAACTGTTCAAATAAGAATGATATTCCGTCGTTACTCTTTATGAATGTACAACATACTAGAATCGAGACATTTGATTGAGAGTTTATGGATAATATATAAATTTCACTTTGGGTGATCATGTACATCCTGCATACCAAGAAGTCTCAGGTGTTTAGAATTCATGATTCGAATTATTTGAGCATCATAAGCCTCTCCTCTCAACCTTGACATGTAATATACATTGAAATATCTGCAGGAGATTCAAAATCTCCTGCCAGATGGTCCCTAATGATGGGGTCTTTGCTTATTCTATTAATTTGCCATTCTATTGATGCTCTTGCTACTGTTAATTTCCTTTAACTGAAtcttaatatatatttttatatttcaaTCTTATGCAGTCTTTTTACTTCATATAATCCAAACTATCTGATGTCAACTGCATACTATCGCACAGATCTCTACCAAAGAAAACTGGAGGAGGTAAGAGGTTTTTGGATCTGTTTTTTTACAATTCTCTTGAGTTGTCAAgacttctatctcttttatcAAGACATAGGTGTAACATGTCAGAAATTCTAGAAAACAAATTGGGGACCCTTGAAGGCTCATTGACCTTGTTTCTCTGAAGTCTAAGTAATACTAAGCTATCCTTTTTTTGCTGTAGTGTAGATACTCTTTAAAATTGCGATTGTCAGTTATCTTGACTTCTTGACTTCTGCTAAAGCTGTGTATCTAGAAATAAGTCTTTTCTTCTTAGGGAATTAAAAATTAGAACACATACATTTTTTCTTAGGGAAATATAACTGTGAATACGTAcatatctcttctatatataataggagaacaagggtttaatttcatgagattaaaaagtctcattgaaaagactaaattacccttgtttttaatatttatataaaagatgtggtatgtgggaatcgaactcaagttatttcattcaactatacAACCTCTTACCACTCCACCAGATTGTCACATGTGTTgtttatcatacacataatatgtaagtgtgctaaatgaatattttatttaactttaaagctacttacttgaattccgcaaaaacaaagatagttagttgaatatttgtacagttaattttaaagaattgagTTCCAGATATAAAATCAGGCATAATACgtaaatggattattatcttatttattaatcattttttagtttgaaaatatatatcatatatttttaacatattttttattataaaaagtaattaaaatgtacatatataattttaaaaaaaatattgaaaatagaatcgcttatatataaataatctatattgttattacatatttagataagtttgAATTATAATGAGCCAATGCATTTTAGATAttggcccattgttcaaaaaatactcgaaatttgactacatgacccggccgaaaaacatcgtcacattctacgtttagtaaatttaaattacaagttcggcgagaatatcttaccaataatgtgaatttttttaatatcttatgttaatataaattaatgtgtttgaggtctttataggatcaagtcaatttattatttatattaaaattactaacttcactggtaacgcattattatttttgggatttgtcccaattttaagaatatttgaaatttgaaatgagatgtcactagatttgttaaaactacgatgatatattaaatcgatttatttttcatttttcacttaaaaaaaactaactttttaaaaagaattcttttagatcagcattgttcaagataatattgtacaaatattttgaattatttaaataaaaattatatctatattatattgtagcatttgattcaatgcattttatattatttaaggaaaaaaacatatattgttcaataatttgaaggaattaaccagttaAACTGTTATTTATAAACTTTATCgaactgaaattttttaattttagaagaatagtataaaatgttatcaaattattatatgaagaaatattagtGTCATAATGAAAGAAACataaaaacggtttaaataacgacataaatacaatttttctttcgaattcttgaaaaatatcacgaatatcaataataagtcttaaaaatatataattcattttatgttacaaccattattgatacccggttgcgtaaaaaatagatatggattgtttgtcagtgataatgtgaataccatatataaattatagcaatttatttattacataattttaatttttgaataattataaatgcattttatttaagtaatcaattaatgttaataatgattatacatgtacataaatcatatattcagcatataaataattgataCCATCATAATGTACTAAGagatgtaacatacaataatttacatgctaacacacacacatataacttaatcttacttcgttaacaatagtgtaaataaaaaactaacaatTTCCCATatatacgttgaatttcaaaaactaatatttttcattaaaatcaactttaatattaacaataatgtaaattttctgttaaaaaaataataatgtaaatttacattattgtatattatgattgcaagtcattctgacttcagttatgcattttttatctttttaaattgagtaagttaattgtaagttagtagtgaactcagtaataatatagagcagtacttatagtttatttaaatagaattcaagattttggtcaactctgtattcaacatatatgttaatttatagttttttatttgtaaacatactaacgtCATTCTACAGATTAAatttaatcgtttcgttttaaacgtacacttactaccctatttatattcattcattaaatataaaataacgggttggaaaaatataatataataatagttgaggggaTATTCACTCCTAGAAGTGAGGAAGCATTCGAAACTCCTAATGTTATAGAGGGGGACATGGAGTTTGTTGGAGATAAATTTTATCTcaatttcttcaaaatttgactaaAGAGCCTATTTAAAGatattgttggagttgctctacaaacattataattgcatgatgcataaaaaaattctagaaaatgacccatgcctcgcacgggttattatgctagtagttaatattaatattctgaaaactaaattttaaattttaaatctAGTTGCTGGATGTTTGGTTTTTTTCCTTGTCCCCGCATAGACCTACTGTAACAATTTAGGCAATTAGAATTAGAGTCAGGATCCCTAACCTCATTGTCCCTCATCAGGTACCTGTGACAAACTTTTTTGGTTCAGTCATGGAAACCATTCACACTGATTCAGCTTACAGTGTCTTTCCGATCAAAGACTCCAGAGCGAATGATATCAGAATCTTACTGGAGCAACCAGTTGATGATACAATAAAAAAATTTACTTGTTCAGATGTAACACAGAAGAGCGCTGAACCCAGTACCACCGTAAGTTCTATGTTGATGCCCTTAAAAGTCTTGTTTTGTTGTTACCTTAGGACCTAGTGTTTGTACCGCTTACCATGGTTTGCATGGATTTGTAGGTTCAGCCCGGAAAATGCCCATATACTAATGCTTGGAATGTCGTTAATGAAAAGATTGAGAACATTAAAGATGTTGAATATATAGTAAATGGTGGTTTTGCACTAATGTTATTGGTGGCCGTCATTTCCAGTTATCTATCACAGTAAAGGTAACTACTCTactgtttttgttttttttttctctttACATGCGTGAGTACTTGAAATATTTTTTGACTAACTAATTTTGTGAATTCATCATATTAAATATTTACCCCATTAATTCCAATTGAAAGGAAAGTATAATCCATAAAACGGAAAATGCCCTACTGTGCATGTTATACCTCATGGTAAGATAACAAAAAAGTTCATGTAACTAGCACTTGTTACTAGCTCAATTAGTTTGGTTTACAATTTTAAAATGAGTTTATCCTGTCTAATAGGACAAAATGATCATCACTAAATGATTGGATGAATGAATGACGACATTTACATCTCGGTGTTTTAGACCAAGTTATGTAGTCTAGTTATATctctttttttttgctaaatctCATTATTTATTAATTCTTGTTTAAAACTAATACTACACACCagtttctttttctttctttttacatTTGCTAACTTGGTTTCCACATAACCTGCCATCGATCGTTCTATTCTTTTTCACTTGTTTTTTAGTATAATCTTTTTCTGTGTTGATCTGTTGCAGGATAAATGTATCTTCTACTATATACAAAGCCATGATGTAGACAGTTAGATCAGATATATATCTGGTAGTGTTCATGGGTGTGGCTAATACGAGACTCAATTGTCATTGTCATTGTCATTGCTTACTATCGACAATCGACATATAAAGCAGCAGTACGAGCATTGTTTAGAAAGAAATATCAATAGATTTGTTAATCATATAGCATTCCTGATGATTGGCGTTTGTTTAGATGAGAGGACAGCAATTTCCTTGTTATGCCATCAGATGGTGCAACATCTAAACTACCTTGTGGCGATAAAAAAACTACTCTGTACTTTTCAGTCTCCACCCAGGAGGTGCCATACTTAGTGTTGATGGCCTAGTGTTTTCTGTAATATCTGTTGAACCATGTCTCCAAGGCTCCAAGGCTGAGAAGTGAGAAGTTAATAATCCATTATTTATAGACTGATCCAAAACTTTTTAAATGGAACCAACTTTGGGAAATACCAGATTTAGATTTAGAATATTGACCTATTTCTGAAGGTCCTCAATTAATTTATTTAGAATTAGAACACATAAATAGACTCTTGTCAGTTAGAAATGGGTTTTTTGTTTTTTGTTAATATGTCCCACTTTAAATATCCATTTATAAATATGTCtcatttataattttatttataaatatattccattttcaaattttttaacaATTTTATGTTAATCATGGTTAATTTTACTATTTAACATTTTTATATAACATATATAATCTTTAGTCTTAACTtcataaatttatatttttaaatattactacttttgtaaaattatataaatgtagaatacttaattaattaattcaaattataacaTATTCTTGCCATGAAACTTTTTAACATGTCTGACACTATTTGTTTTAGTTGTGTCTAACACTAAAAATCATCATCTTCACTAAAGTAAATATATAAATGTTCATTAACATGTGAAAAATACAGTCAAAACAATTAAAAAAATTCGGAAGTTTTAAAAGTTATTAACATAACTATGGAAAAAATCAACAATTCAAATGAAATAAACTAATTGAACTATCTACTTTTTGAGTTAGAGCCTATCAGGATCACCACCAAACATAGTTTTGTTATGCCCGGATTACTTACACTTGGTGCAACACCTTTTTTTTTTCTGCTGGAATATCTCATCATAAGCCTTTCTTCTATTATTTTTAGGTCTGCAGTGTTTTCTAATTAGCAAAGGTGGGACAATAATTGCTCCAGGCTATACAAACAAATATAATGACTattagttattttaaaaaattacttATATGATTTAATATAACAACCCTTTAATATAAATATCTCTTCCCAATCATCAGACCATCCAAAGATACCATGACCATCCAAAGATACCATCTACGATGCATATGTTATCTTATAATTATCTACAGAATAATATCTAGCACAATACCTAAGAatacataaaaataaattaataatattgaTATGTATTAacaactattttattattatttatttaattcaaCACTTAGAAATCTTCCTGGGAGATAGCTAAAATAGTtagataaaataatataaattaatggtTAGCTAAAATTTGACGAACCTGTAAAGTGTTGTACTCCAATAGTGTTATTAGCTATAATGATTAGCTatactttaaaaaaaatattttattattattatgaaaatGAAATGGGTGATGAAATTTATATATTTGTACTTGGAGAGAGAAGGaaagaagaagagaaagaaggAGTGATGAGTTGGATGTGTATTATAGGATATTTATATTTCATCCATGATTCAACAAATTTGGAAGATCAAAACAGGATAGCTATAATTGTAGCTACAGGAGTTGATGGTTGGAGTGACATTTTTGCAGTGGATAGCTATATTTTCTTGCTAGGTGGACAATATAGCTAACAAGTCACGTGGGTTGAAGATGCTCTTACTTAACAAGTCATGTGGGTTGAAGATGCTCTTACTCAATCCAATTTGATCTAATCGTTGCAAAACACATATTGGATGTTGACAAGAGAAACCCCTCAACTGCTATATATGTTCTTTTTATTAAGATCAAAGCAGCTCTACTTTGTACTCCCATTTTTCcttgaatattatttttagtaATTTCTTAGGGTTAGGAATCAAATCTCCAGAATTTCAACTTTTTCTCTTGAAAAACAACTCCATGACCAATTGACCATGCATTAATATTAATGTACAAACAGGTTTCTCCCTAGAAGTTAACATTAATATTGTTAAAGTTTTATTTCACTgaaacaagaaaaagaaaagttaatgcacatataaattaaagTTATAAGTATTAGTAACTTTAGCTAAAAATATATATCAATTTGTATGGAAAAATATGtagtaaaattttaaaatgacAACAATATTGTACTAAAATATGAAGTTATTtgtgaaagaaataaagtatcTACTAATTTTAAACTAAATCAATATTGAACACTTAAATATGTATTGTTTTGTCGTAAAGAAAAAAATATGTACTAATTTTGAATGCTAAATCACAATTATACTAAAATATGTACTAGTTTTTACTACCAACACTTAAATACGTGCTAATTTATATGAAACAAATATGTacatattatttaaaaataaagtaGTGTTACACTAACATGTATTAATTAGTAAAAAAGAAAGAAATAGGTGCAAATTTTTAAAACAACAATAttaacacttatatatatataaatttgaaTGAAAAAATATGtagtaaaattttaaaattacaaCAATATTATACTAAAATATGAAGTTAATTTGtctgaaagaaaaaaaaaagtaTCTACTAATTTTAAAACTAAATCAATATTAAACACTTAAATATGTATTGTTTTGTAGTAAAGAAAAAAAACATGTACTAATTTTGAATGTTAAATTACAATTATACTTAAATTCCGTGTTGCATGAACGCCCCAAACACGTGGAGTTTACATGATCAGATTAAAGCCATACATATTAAGATAACTTATGTGCCTTCTCAACGGCCGATATTTTCACCAAACAGTTTCCTTCCTGTCAACCTGCATACCAGTCACAAGGACAAGCTCACAGTCTCGCTTAACGACTCCTCTGTGATGTACCCAGACCATTATAATGATTATTGATTCATTCCAAACTTCTGGATACGGTTGTTAAGCTCTAATTTTCAGATCTCCTGCATTTTTCCATTTTACAAGCTTTTACCTTGCTTGTCTTCGGTAACTTTTTTATATGTGTGAGTTTAATCCGGTTAAATATCAACTAATTATTTAACCAATATAATTTTCATTAGACTCGTAAACAATCGATTATTATTCAAGCCCAAAACTGGAGCAGTAATTTTGAAACTCAGAATCGAATCCATTTCAGCAACAATCAGCCGATCAAACAAGAATTACTAAGGTGGGAATACAATTTGGTCTAGATCTATAAAACTATAATTCTCAAGATTAATCTCATCGCCTGTGGGTTTATTGCGTCACTTGAAGCATGAAGAGATGCACACAAGTGTTTGTATTAATGCTTCTTCTATATTCCACTCTTATTATTCAATCTACTCAATCAACAACAACTATGCACACCAACAATTGGGCCGTCCTTGTTTGTACCTCTCGCTTCTGGTATTCTACACTTACATATATTGTTGTTTCCCTAATTCAATTTTTACTCTATTACAATTTCTAATTTCGATCGAATATGTTTTATATCAGGTTTAATTATCGTCATATGGCAAATACCTTATCGTTATACAGGTATTGAGCCAATGTATATAGATGTTCTTTGTGTTTGTTTCCTATTTTTACTGTTATATGTGTTTATTTTCTGTTTATGTTTATTTGATTAGGACGGTGAAACGGTTAGGAATTCCTGATGAGAGGATTATACTTATGTTGGCTGATGACATGGCTTGTAATGCACGAAATAAGTACCCTGCTCAAGTCTTTAACAATGAGAATCACATGCTTAACTTGTATGGAGATAATGTTGAGGTGACAATTTTGTTTAGATTTTTCTTACTTTACGTAATGCTTTAGAGTTGAATTTCCATCCCCTTCATATATACCGATAGAACTGTATCTTGGTAGTTGTAAGAAACAACGCAAATAGCACACATTCTAATGTGAATTGTATTGAAAACTAATATTATGtaactattttttttaaatatcgAGTGGGTAGGGAAATTAGGATATTGGAGTATATTTTTCTTTATAAAAACTTTATTGTTGGAGTCTCTATTGATCAAACTATCACTTCCTCTTCATTCTTATGATAATAAACCATGAACTATGAAGTTTTTTCTAGTCAAAGTTTTAGCTGTATCAGAGGAGGATGGTATGCTTAATGATGACCTCCGGCTCTAGCTTAATCTGGTCGAAGGCCGTGTTTATGGTGCTGACAAAATTCCTTCACCTTACCAATGAGCTTGAATTCCAACCTACTCTCGATGCTCCACTTGTTGAGTTGTAGTGATTGTCTTTTGTGGCTAATGCTTTTGTATTTTTCCTTTGAAAGCAAACCTAAATAATTATATATCTCTGGTCCATGTTACTCAAGTCTTTATTTGACCTTGAGTACCCGTGCCACACTCAACACTCTGACATGGGTACGGACACTTAAAAATTTACTTTGGGCCAATATTTATGCAGAATTGTTAAGATATTCCGAGTACCACACTTGAACACGTATCAACAGATTTCTTCCATCACGAGCCTGGGTTGACAAGGTCATTTACTTGCTACTCTAAGATATTTTGCTTCGTTGTTCAATGAAGCTGACTTCTAGATGAGAATTGAGACCTGTTGATGTTATGCTCAACTACACCATTTTACATGTATTTAGAATTGAATACACAAGTGATAGAACTTTATTGGATTCCTTTGGGGAATAGAGGCAGTAACAATATACTACTAAAATTCAACTTCTTAGGTGAAGCAAACGAAAAGGAAAAAAGAAGTATACTATGTCAACAGTTGCAGTTGACAGACAATATCTCAAGTATGGGATTACTAGGTAGGAATCTTTGATTCTTTGTTTTATGAAAAGTTTAGCTGATCAGAAGTAGTAAAAGACTCCCTTGTCCTTTTGGGTTAATCTGTTACTGTGTTAAACTGTTATTACACGGTCATATCTGTCGTATTGATATGTCTGCTTGCTTCGTGTTTCAATATGCTAGGTCGATTATCGAGGTTATGAAGTGACAACAGAAAACTTTTTTCGAGTTCTAATGGGGCGCCATGAAACTTCTGTCCCGAGGTCAAAGCGTCTCCTGAGTGATGAAGGAAGCCATATACTATTATACATGACAGGGCATGGAGGAGATGAGTTCCTTAAATTTCAGGACTCGGAGGAGCTTCAGAGTCATGATTTAGCTGATGCGGTGAAACAAATGAAAGAAAAGCGCAGGTGAGAAATTgttatatacacacacacacgcaAGCATATAGAATGACAAATTTTATATTCAAAGTTCATCATGCATAAATGTGTGAAGCTGCATCTATATTTTACCTGTGGAATTTCATTTGCACTGTTTAATATGCTTTACTTGTGATTATTGCTTCCACCAATATTTAAACTGGCTGTTATATATTATCTATGTCTGGGTATACATCTTATATGCACATTTGATAGTGAAGTCTTGACGAGCCCTTGGTTCTATAAAAAGTGacttatttaattttttttggcTAGCTGTTTAgtctataattttttttttttgcaagTCAGATTCAAGGAGCTGCTAATTATGGTGGATACTTGCCAGGCTGCCACCCTTTTTTCACAGGTTTCTTATATACCTGCTATATACAGTGAATATGAACGAGTTTTTTTACTCAATAGTAGATGCCTAGCTTACAGCTAGAAATATAAGCGAAAACATATAAGAAAAATGTCATGAATTGCTGATGCCTAATCGCATAGTAATTGATAAAATACAAATATATCTTACTGAAACCAGAGAAGGTACTAATGAAGTAATGATGATACACTGTTGTGAGATGATGTCATGAGTGATATGTAGTGAAATTAGTTATTTCTtattacaaatatatatatatgtatatatttaaaACTTTTTATAACATATGCGAATATGGATACCTGAAAGACTTAGTATTTTGCTTGCAGCTTCATTCACCTGGTGTTTTGGCTATTGGAAGTAGTAAAAAAGGAGAAAACTCTTATTCTCATCACTTAGATTCTGATGTGAGTTTAATTTTTTACCACAAAAACTCTCATTTGTCAATCTTTCACTTTAACATATGAACCATCTAACCTAAAAAAATTGTGTTCATCCAGGTAGGCGTTTCCGTTGTGGATCGATTTACATATTATACCCTTGCTTTTTTTGAGAGGCTTAATATATACGACAATGCTTCATTGAACAGGTATATCAGAAGTTAACTCTATTTAGATTTAAGATGTCCTACCTGCTTTTTATTAATGTGAAAAAATATTTGATTTAGTTGCTTAATTTATTTTAGTTGCTATTGCAATATTTTTTCCCCTTTTTTCATAAATGCTGATTTATGTTGGTAGACTTGACCTGAGTCTCTTATGTTTATTTGTATTTTATGATGTGTATGTATACAATTAGGGGGATGTTTTTACTTTGGATAAATCCAAAATTAAAAAATCGATACCAACTTCTATTTTCATTTCTTGTAGACAAGCGACTTGTACTTTCTTTACTCTCCAGTCTACTCTGTTGTCTGAGTCGCATGTTGTTGACATAGATTGAACTCTTATACCTGTGATGTGCATATGTGATGCTTCTTGAATAAGTTTTCCTTACTTGAATAAAGTTAAAGTCGAAATTAGAACGAAGAGTCAAAGGCTTCTAAAATAGTTTCATCAAATAAAGACACATGGTTGAAAAAAAGGATAtagaaaaaaaattgaattttttttttgttgTCATAGTATTTGACTTTTTTAATTAAAACTTTCTTATATATATTGGTGTCAAAGACATGATGGTGATCGAAA
It contains:
- the LOC141717899 gene encoding uncharacterized protein LOC141717899, which codes for MKRCTQVFVLMLLLYSTLIIQSTQSTTTMHTNNWAVLVCTSRFWFNYRHMANTLSLYRTVKRLGIPDERIILMLADDMACNARNKYPAQVFNNENHMLNLYGDNVEVDYRGYEVTTENFFRVLMGRHETSVPRSKRLLSDEGSHILLYMTGHGGDEFLKFQDSEELQSHDLADAVKQMKEKRRFKELLIMVDTCQAATLFSQLHSPGVLAIGSSKKGENSYSHHLDSDVGVSVVDRFTYYTLAFFERLNIYDNASLNSLFTSYNPNYLMSTAYYRTDLYQRKLEEVPVTNFFGSVMETIHTDSAYSVFPIKDSRANDIRILLEQPVDDTIKKFTCSDVTQKSAEPSTTVQPGKCPYTNAWNVVNEKIENIKDVEYIVNGGFALMLLVAVISSYLSQ